A region from the Thiohalophilus sp. genome encodes:
- a CDS encoding type II toxin-antitoxin system HicB family antitoxin, protein MEQIVNLHIEYQPEGVYLATSEDIPGLVAQGRTVTETLEIARDVAKKLLEARTERQEQTNLKATG, encoded by the coding sequence ATGGAACAGATTGTCAATCTACACATCGAATATCAGCCGGAAGGTGTTTATCTGGCGACCTCAGAGGATATTCCGGGGCTGGTAGCCCAGGGGCGTACCGTCACGGAGACCCTCGAGATCGCCCGCGATGTCGCCAAAAAACTGCTGGAAGCCCGGACAGAGCGCCAGGAACAGACCAACCTCAAAGCCACCGG